One stretch of Croceibacterium atlanticum DNA includes these proteins:
- a CDS encoding glycosyl transferase family protein codes for MTIFEILAQAEYELLLFAGTFFLLGALDEFAMDLVWIWLRLSGRARSIRINRKRARERVLSGPAAVFIPAWREEEVIELTVAHALSAWPQADLRLYVGCYRNDPGTAEAVMRAASGDSRVRLVINDRDGPTTKADCLNRLYAALEEDERRSGREFSMVVLHDAEDMVDSAALGLLDHALERAEFVQLPVLPEPQRHSRWVGSHYCEEFAESHGKELLVRCALGAGLPAAGVGCAFSRPVLATIARRMNASGPFSLDSLTEDYELGLRVKAAGGRARLLRARGEDGQLVATRAYFPSRLDQSVRQKARWVHGIALQGWDRLGWSGGAGEWWMRLRDRRGPLSAFVLLSAYGLLLLSGILFVARGFSFVPAWHADPVILALIAANFASLLWRAGMRFLFTAREYGLMEGLRAVLRLPMSNIIAIMAGRRAVFAYLGTLAGAPPRWDKTTHDAHPASAAILQTAR; via the coding sequence GTGACCATCTTCGAAATCTTGGCGCAAGCCGAGTACGAATTGCTATTGTTCGCGGGCACGTTCTTCCTGCTCGGGGCATTGGATGAATTCGCAATGGATCTGGTGTGGATCTGGCTGCGCCTTTCGGGGCGAGCGCGGAGCATCAGGATCAACCGCAAGCGGGCACGGGAACGGGTTCTGTCCGGCCCGGCGGCTGTATTCATACCCGCCTGGCGTGAAGAAGAAGTCATTGAATTGACGGTGGCGCACGCGCTGTCGGCCTGGCCGCAGGCTGATCTGCGCCTTTATGTCGGCTGTTATCGCAACGATCCCGGCACGGCCGAGGCAGTGATGCGCGCGGCATCGGGCGATAGCCGCGTCAGGCTGGTTATCAATGACCGGGACGGGCCGACGACAAAGGCCGATTGCCTCAACCGTCTTTATGCCGCGCTGGAGGAGGATGAACGGCGCAGCGGGCGCGAGTTTTCCATGGTCGTGCTCCACGACGCGGAAGACATGGTCGATTCGGCTGCCCTGGGCCTGCTCGATCATGCGCTGGAACGGGCCGAATTCGTGCAATTGCCGGTCCTGCCGGAACCGCAACGCCATTCGCGCTGGGTGGGCAGCCATTATTGCGAGGAATTTGCCGAATCGCATGGCAAGGAATTGCTGGTGCGATGCGCGCTGGGCGCGGGTTTGCCTGCTGCGGGCGTGGGCTGCGCCTTCTCGCGGCCCGTCCTCGCCACGATCGCCCGCCGGATGAATGCAAGCGGTCCGTTCTCGCTCGATTCGCTGACGGAGGATTACGAGCTGGGGCTGAGGGTGAAGGCTGCCGGAGGGCGTGCGCGTTTGCTGCGCGCAAGGGGGGAAGACGGGCAATTGGTCGCCACGCGCGCTTATTTCCCGTCGCGGCTGGATCAATCTGTCAGGCAGAAGGCGCGCTGGGTGCATGGCATTGCGCTTCAGGGCTGGGACCGGCTTGGCTGGTCCGGGGGCGCAGGTGAATGGTGGATGCGCCTGCGGGACCGGCGCGGACCGCTGAGCGCCTTTGTGCTGCTGTCGGCCTATGGCTTGCTGCTTCTGTCAGGCATCCTGTTCGTGGCGCGCGGCTTCAGCTTCGTGCCGGCATGGCATGCCGATCCCGTGATCCTTGCCCTGATCGCCGCGAATTTTGCCAGCCTGCTCTGGCGTGCGGGAATGCGGTTCCTGTTCACCGCGCGCGAATATGGTTTGATGGAGGGGCTGCGCGCAGTGCTGCGATTGCCCATGTCCAATATCATTGCGATCATGGCCGGGCGGCGCGCTGTCTTCGCCTATCTCGGCACGCTGGCCGGCGCCCCGCCGCGCTGGGACAAGACCACGCATGATGCACATCCCGCATCGGCAGCGATCCTGCAGACCGCACGATGA
- a CDS encoding DUF3297 family protein — protein sequence MSDEQNPAEPETAATGADVPPDHLAIDPRSKHFNGELLRRGIGIRFKGTVRSNVEEYCISEGWVRVQAGKTMDRHGRPLTIKLNGPVEAWFEDLGEDAPVARKD from the coding sequence ATGAGTGACGAACAGAACCCCGCCGAACCGGAAACCGCAGCTACTGGCGCGGATGTGCCGCCCGATCATCTGGCGATTGATCCGCGCAGCAAGCATTTCAATGGCGAATTGCTGCGCCGTGGCATCGGCATCCGTTTCAAGGGAACGGTGCGCAGCAATGTCGAGGAATATTGCATTTCCGAAGGTTGGGTCCGCGTCCAGGCCGGCAAGACCATGGATCGCCACGGCCGCCCGCTGACCATCAAGCTGAACGGCCCGGTGGAAGCGTGGTTCGAAGATCTGGGTGAAGACGCCCCGGTCGCCAGGAAAGACTGA
- the tig gene encoding trigger factor, with protein MQIVETTNEGLKRAYTLTIPASDIESRIDAEVKRVAPQVRMPGFRPGKVPANLIRKMHGEALHSDAFNASLRESVDSLIQEKKLRPALQPKIDIADGYEQGKDAELTVEVEVLPEIEAPSIEGLTLEKLVVPVSDADLDEALGKIAENQKSYKDAAKTKKAAEGDQIIIDFVGRVDGEEFEGGKAEGAPLVIGSGQFIPGFEDQLTGVKTGDTKTIKVTFPEDYPAKHLAGKEAEFDVTVQQVKIETETKIDDDFAKQLGLESADKLKELLKGQLEQETAGLTRTQMKRQLLDKLAADYDFDVPPSMVEAEFEQIWQQLQAEVAREENPEEGLKEIEAEKDDYKRIAERRVRLGLLLSEIGQTNGVEITQQEMGMLIQQAAQQYRPEDRERFVEYVRQDPMAQAQLRAPLYEDKVVDFLFDKAEVSEREVTREELEAAIEADEKEETKPAAKKKAPAKKAAPKKAADKDEAEKPAAKKAAPKKAAATKKAAEGDDAAEKAEAKPAAKKAPAKKAAPKKAAAAKKPAAKKGEADK; from the coding sequence ATGCAGATCGTAGAGACCACCAATGAGGGCCTCAAGCGCGCTTATACGCTGACGATTCCGGCCAGCGATATCGAATCGCGGATTGATGCGGAAGTGAAGCGGGTGGCCCCGCAGGTGCGCATGCCGGGCTTCCGCCCGGGCAAGGTTCCCGCCAATTTGATCAGGAAAATGCATGGCGAGGCCCTGCATTCGGATGCGTTCAACGCTTCCCTGCGCGAATCGGTCGATTCGCTGATCCAGGAAAAGAAGCTGCGCCCGGCCCTGCAGCCCAAGATCGACATTGCCGACGGTTATGAACAGGGCAAGGATGCCGAACTGACCGTCGAAGTGGAGGTGCTGCCGGAAATCGAAGCGCCCTCCATCGAAGGTCTGACGCTGGAAAAGCTGGTCGTGCCGGTTTCCGATGCCGACCTGGACGAAGCGCTGGGTAAGATTGCCGAGAACCAGAAGAGCTACAAAGACGCGGCCAAGACCAAGAAGGCTGCCGAAGGCGACCAGATCATCATCGATTTCGTCGGCCGCGTGGATGGCGAGGAATTCGAAGGCGGCAAGGCCGAAGGCGCGCCGCTGGTGATCGGTTCCGGCCAGTTCATTCCGGGCTTTGAAGATCAGCTGACCGGCGTGAAGACCGGCGACACGAAGACCATCAAGGTCACCTTCCCTGAAGATTATCCGGCCAAGCACCTGGCCGGCAAGGAAGCCGAATTCGACGTCACCGTTCAGCAGGTGAAGATCGAAACCGAAACCAAGATCGACGATGATTTCGCCAAGCAGCTCGGCCTGGAAAGCGCCGACAAGCTGAAGGAACTGCTGAAGGGCCAGCTGGAGCAGGAAACTGCCGGGCTTACCCGCACGCAGATGAAGCGCCAGCTGCTGGACAAGCTGGCCGCGGATTACGATTTCGACGTGCCGCCGAGCATGGTCGAAGCCGAATTCGAACAGATCTGGCAGCAGTTGCAGGCTGAAGTCGCCCGGGAAGAAAATCCGGAAGAAGGCCTGAAGGAAATCGAAGCCGAGAAGGACGATTACAAGCGGATTGCCGAACGCCGGGTGCGTCTGGGCCTGCTTCTGTCCGAAATCGGCCAGACCAATGGCGTGGAAATCACCCAGCAGGAAATGGGCATGCTGATCCAGCAGGCCGCCCAGCAGTACCGCCCGGAAGACCGCGAACGGTTCGTCGAATATGTCCGTCAGGACCCGATGGCCCAGGCCCAGCTTCGTGCACCGCTGTATGAAGACAAGGTCGTGGACTTCCTGTTCGACAAGGCCGAAGTTTCCGAACGCGAAGTGACGCGCGAGGAACTGGAAGCCGCGATCGAAGCGGACGAAAAGGAAGAGACCAAGCCCGCCGCCAAGAAGAAGGCTCCGGCCAAGAAGGCCGCGCCGAAGAAGGCTGCCGACAAGGACGAGGCGGAAAAGCCTGCTGCCAAGAAGGCCGCTCCGAAGAAAGCCGCCGCCACCAAGAAGGCAGCCGAAGGCGATGACGCCGCCGAAAAGGCGGAAGCGAAGCCCGCTGCCAAGAAGGCTCCGGCCAAGAAAGCCGCTCCGAAAAAGGCTGCCGCCGCCAAGAAGCCGGCAGCCAAGAAGGGCGAGGCTGACAAGTAA
- a CDS encoding GNAT family N-acetyltransferase, whose amino-acid sequence MFFPFRTLSTARCRIDPLRAEDAEELWAITDESVTAKVHFLPDPFTLSDARALIAGCSKHDCFLAVRDRRLGHLLGVIGAHRQAGRRIEIGYWFAATARGRGLATESLRAATGLIAQRFPTCRLVAECHPENGPSRALLERIGFASSGAAGKRPGRQLFSQAVSAMRIDVC is encoded by the coding sequence GTGTTTTTCCCCTTCCGGACCCTTTCGACCGCGCGATGCCGGATCGATCCACTGCGCGCGGAAGATGCCGAGGAATTGTGGGCGATCACGGATGAATCGGTGACGGCAAAGGTTCATTTCCTGCCCGATCCCTTCACCCTGTCGGATGCCCGCGCCCTGATCGCCGGCTGTTCGAAGCATGATTGCTTCCTGGCGGTGCGGGATCGGCGGCTTGGCCACTTGCTGGGCGTGATCGGCGCTCATCGCCAGGCAGGCAGACGAATTGAGATCGGCTACTGGTTCGCTGCGACCGCGCGGGGCAGGGGGCTGGCGACAGAGAGCCTGCGCGCCGCAACAGGGCTGATCGCCCAGCGTTTCCCGACCTGTCGGCTGGTGGCGGAATGTCACCCGGAAAACGGCCCGTCGCGGGCATTGCTGGAACGGATTGGCTTTGCATCCAGCGGAGCCGCAGGAAAGCGGCCAGGGCGGCAATTGTTCAGCCAGGCCGTGTCCGCGATGCGAATCGACGTTTGCTGA
- a CDS encoding amidase: protein MKRAFLLAGLALLAAPLRADPAEDAQVYLDRIAALDDAGPQLNAVIAFNADAPELARQAQGTLLGGRTVLVKDNIETVEWPTTAGSLALAGNDTGRDAPLITRLRQAGGVVLGKTNLSEWANIRSTRSTSGWSAVGGQTRNPHATDRNACGSSSGSGAAVAAELSWAAIGTETDGSITCPASVNGIVGFKPTVGLVSRTHIVPISHSQDTAGPMARNVADAALLLNAIAGTDPADAATADADAHVTDFTAGLEAASLSGVRIGVMRKQVGDSAKVAAVFETALEDLRKAGAQLVEIDYDFPNELGRDEFQTLLFELREDLGAYLSGSPADIPIRSLADAIAFNQDNADREMPWFRQEIFVQAEASTDRRAYEAARRNALHLAGERGIDKLLHENDVAFLIAPTTGPAWPIDLVMGDAYEGSIGAGTLAAVSGYPHLSVPMGAVHGLPIGLSFIGARWEDAAILQAGAAYERARSASIPRPTFRRWQEQ, encoded by the coding sequence ATGAAGAGAGCTTTCCTCCTGGCGGGCCTTGCCCTCCTCGCCGCGCCGCTTCGGGCCGATCCGGCTGAAGACGCGCAGGTCTATCTCGATCGTATCGCTGCGCTGGACGATGCGGGGCCGCAGCTGAACGCCGTGATCGCCTTCAATGCCGATGCGCCGGAACTGGCACGCCAGGCCCAGGGCACATTGCTGGGCGGCCGCACCGTGCTGGTGAAGGACAATATCGAAACGGTCGAATGGCCGACCACGGCGGGCAGCCTGGCGCTTGCCGGCAATGATACAGGCCGCGATGCCCCGCTGATAACGCGCCTGCGCCAGGCGGGCGGGGTTGTGCTGGGCAAGACCAACCTGTCCGAATGGGCCAATATCCGCTCCACCCGATCGACCAGTGGATGGAGTGCGGTGGGCGGGCAGACACGCAATCCACATGCCACTGATCGCAATGCCTGCGGTTCTTCTTCCGGCAGCGGCGCGGCCGTGGCGGCGGAGCTGAGCTGGGCGGCAATCGGCACGGAAACGGACGGGTCCATCACCTGTCCGGCCAGCGTCAACGGCATTGTCGGCTTCAAGCCGACCGTGGGGCTGGTCAGCCGCACTCATATCGTACCGATCAGCCATTCGCAGGATACGGCCGGGCCGATGGCGCGCAATGTCGCCGATGCTGCATTGCTGCTCAATGCCATTGCCGGAACGGACCCGGCTGACGCGGCAACGGCCGATGCGGATGCCCATGTCACGGATTTTACCGCCGGGCTGGAAGCCGCCTCTCTATCCGGGGTTCGGATCGGCGTGATGCGCAAGCAGGTGGGCGACAGTGCCAAGGTCGCGGCGGTGTTCGAAACCGCGCTGGAGGATTTGCGCAAGGCAGGCGCCCAGCTGGTGGAGATCGATTATGATTTCCCGAACGAGCTTGGCCGTGATGAATTCCAGACCCTGCTGTTCGAACTGCGGGAGGATCTCGGCGCTTATCTGAGCGGATCGCCCGCCGACATCCCGATCCGCAGCCTGGCCGATGCGATTGCCTTCAATCAGGACAATGCTGACCGGGAAATGCCGTGGTTCCGGCAGGAGATATTCGTGCAGGCGGAAGCGAGCACGGATCGCAGGGCCTATGAAGCGGCAAGGCGGAACGCCCTGCATCTGGCAGGCGAACGCGGCATCGACAAATTGCTGCACGAAAATGATGTGGCCTTCCTGATCGCGCCGACGACAGGTCCGGCCTGGCCGATCGACCTTGTGATGGGCGATGCCTATGAAGGATCAATCGGGGCGGGGACGCTGGCGGCTGTTTCCGGCTATCCGCATCTTTCCGTGCCGATGGGCGCCGTCCACGGCCTGCCGATCGGCCTGTCCTTCATCGGTGCCAGGTGGGAGGATGCGGCAATATTGCAGGCAGGCGCCGCTTACGAGCGGGCGCGCAGTGCCAGCATACCCAGGCCCACCTTCCGCCGCTGGCAGGAACAATGA
- a CDS encoding spinster family MFS transporter, translating into MSASAAIPAQPRSHPNMVLGMLLLVYIFNFVDRQILAILAAPIQQNLQLSDGQMGLLGGVAFALLYSTLAVPLAALADRTSRSWVITISLVLWSGFTALCGLAQGFWHIFLARLGVGIGEAGGVAPSYALIGDYFPSERRATALSIYSLGIPLGSAIGVLAGGYIAATVDWRLAFFVVGLGGVVIAPLFKLLVKDRPRVPASSVPASPDRATVPDMPGFRATAGLLARKPSFWFLSFGAACSSMLGYGIAFWLPSLLQRSFGFDLVQASQFFGALLLIGGIAGVLGGGWLGDRLGHRDRAFYSWLPGIAFFIGAPLFALGISSSSAWMAFVLFLIPQALAYVWLGPVLSAIQHLVKPAERSTASALFLLINNLIGLGGGIYALGALSEFLVPYYGDEALRYSMLYSLALYGVAALLMGLAGRSLRRDWVEE; encoded by the coding sequence ATGAGCGCATCGGCAGCCATTCCCGCGCAGCCCCGTTCGCACCCCAACATGGTGCTGGGGATGCTGCTGCTGGTCTATATCTTCAATTTCGTCGACCGGCAGATACTCGCCATCCTGGCCGCACCGATCCAGCAGAATCTGCAGCTCAGCGATGGACAGATGGGCCTGCTGGGCGGCGTGGCCTTTGCCTTGCTCTATTCCACGCTGGCCGTGCCGCTGGCGGCCCTGGCCGACCGGACCAGCCGCAGCTGGGTCATAACTATATCGCTGGTTCTGTGGAGCGGCTTTACCGCCCTGTGCGGGCTGGCGCAGGGTTTCTGGCATATCTTCCTCGCCCGTCTGGGCGTCGGCATCGGCGAAGCGGGCGGGGTCGCACCGTCCTATGCGCTGATCGGTGATTATTTTCCCAGCGAGCGCCGCGCGACTGCATTGTCGATCTATTCGCTGGGCATCCCGCTGGGCTCTGCCATCGGGGTGCTGGCGGGCGGATATATCGCCGCTACGGTTGACTGGCGGCTTGCGTTCTTCGTGGTCGGGCTGGGCGGTGTGGTCATCGCGCCCTTGTTCAAATTGCTGGTGAAGGATCGCCCGCGTGTTCCTGCATCCTCCGTTCCTGCCTCGCCTGATCGCGCCACGGTGCCGGACATGCCCGGCTTTCGGGCAACAGCCGGGTTGCTGGCGCGCAAGCCATCCTTCTGGTTCCTGTCATTCGGCGCGGCCTGCTCTTCCATGCTGGGCTATGGCATCGCCTTCTGGTTGCCCAGCCTGCTGCAGCGCAGTTTCGGATTCGACCTGGTACAGGCATCGCAATTCTTCGGCGCCTTGCTGCTGATTGGCGGGATAGCCGGCGTGCTGGGCGGCGGCTGGCTGGGCGATCGGCTCGGCCACCGGGACCGGGCGTTCTATTCCTGGCTGCCGGGGATCGCCTTCTTCATCGGGGCGCCGCTATTCGCGCTGGGTATTTCCAGTTCCAGCGCGTGGATGGCCTTTGTCCTGTTCCTCATCCCGCAGGCGCTGGCTTATGTCTGGCTTGGCCCCGTGCTTTCGGCGATCCAGCATCTGGTGAAACCGGCGGAACGGTCCACCGCTTCCGCCCTGTTCCTGCTCATCAACAACCTGATCGGTCTGGGCGGCGGCATCTATGCACTGGGCGCCCTCTCGGAATTCCTCGTGCCCTATTACGGCGATGAGGCGTTGCGTTATTCCATGCTCTATTCGCTGGCGCTCTATGGCGTTGCCGCATTGCTGATGGGCCTGGCCGGCCGCAGCCTGCGCCGCGACTGGGTAGAGGAATAG
- a CDS encoding alpha/beta fold hydrolase codes for MIDYKRIGYRSAGGDLELFARDYPGDGPPLLLMHGLTRNSADFVPLAQHLAGRYRLIVPDQRGRGLSQNDPDPANYRPDIYARDMFALLDMLGVERAALIGTSMGGLMAMIMAATRPEAVSAVVLNDIGPVLDPAGLARIAGYVGPSEPFADWEEAAANCAAINRDAFPGFAEADWLAFAARTCRQRADGRVEYAYDPAIAAGFADSGDTPQPDLWPLWEALAGKPVLLLRGALSDLLSPETAKEMERRHSGPFTLAEVPRRGHAPLLDEEAAIQAIKPFLKEYAA; via the coding sequence ATGATCGATTACAAGCGCATCGGCTACCGCAGTGCGGGCGGCGATCTGGAATTGTTTGCCCGCGATTATCCGGGTGACGGGCCGCCATTGTTGCTGATGCACGGCCTGACCAGGAACAGCGCCGATTTTGTCCCCCTGGCGCAGCATCTGGCGGGCCGATATCGCCTGATCGTGCCGGACCAGCGGGGCAGGGGATTATCGCAGAACGATCCCGATCCGGCCAATTACCGGCCGGACATCTATGCGCGGGACATGTTCGCCCTGCTGGACATGCTGGGTGTGGAACGGGCTGCGCTGATCGGTACGTCCATGGGCGGGCTGATGGCCATGATCATGGCCGCGACCAGGCCGGAAGCGGTTTCGGCCGTGGTGCTGAACGATATCGGCCCGGTGCTCGATCCGGCCGGGCTGGCGCGGATCGCCGGCTATGTCGGCCCTTCGGAACCCTTCGCGGACTGGGAAGAGGCGGCTGCGAATTGCGCGGCGATCAATCGCGATGCCTTCCCCGGTTTTGCGGAGGCCGACTGGCTGGCCTTCGCCGCGCGCACTTGCCGCCAACGCGCCGATGGGCGGGTGGAATATGCCTATGATCCGGCGATCGCCGCGGGCTTTGCCGATAGCGGCGATACGCCGCAGCCCGATCTGTGGCCCCTGTGGGAAGCGCTGGCCGGCAAACCCGTTCTGCTGTTGCGCGGCGCCTTGTCGGACCTGCTTTCACCGGAAACGGCGAAGGAGATGGAACGGCGCCATTCCGGGCCGTTTACGCTCGCCGAAGTGCCGCGAAGGGGCCATGCTCCGTTGCTGGACGAGGAGGCGGCGATTCAGGCGATCAAGCCTTTCCTGAAGGAATATGCGGCATGA
- a CDS encoding TonB-dependent receptor, translating to MIKARCRQVSACALFLATTAMSAAFAPAHAQQAETGSTAENDAGEGAIIVTARRREERLLDVPIAVSSFGGEQLEQRGAIDLTEIAQITPNTTLEASRGTNSTLSAFIRGIGQQDPVSGFEQGVGIYLDDVYLNRPQAAVLDIYDVERIEVLRGPQGTLYGRNTIGGAVKYVTRLLPQEFALKVKGTVGTYDQADAIVSASAPLGDVVRIGGSVARLSRGGFGDNLTTGEENYNKDVWAARGTLELGDYGEPYSIRISGDYTRDKSNARGGHRLIPAATSSAPVLDDVFDTRGGLIDPVQDVEAYGLSMNASLDLSDAIMLRSITGWRKDDSASPIDFDALPAVDLDVPAYYRNEQFSEELQLLYDDGGALTGLLGFYYLDAKADTQFDVRLFTAFDGFTAFTEADVDTETYAVFADFSYDITDQLSLALGGRYTWDKREAQILRQNYLGGGSPVFGGEGIPFGTPSTDFDGSASFDKFTPRVSLSYQPNPDHNLYASYSKGFKGGGFDPRGVGVNAPDLDDNGTLEDSEIAAFLSFEPETVDSYELGYKGNLLDGALYVALAGFYMDYTNVQIPGSVACNVGGLATFCGVISNAGKAEFKGVELETNARLARDLFSENDKLSLIGSVGFIDAEYKEYITDIGGVPTDVADYREVQNTPKWSGSATLAYDTYLGDGSLYLGTTVSFRSKTYQFEIPNPYLDQGGYALLDASIVYTAPNGNWSVGLHGKNLTDKQYKTSGYTFVAADPTTGELVLDGGGMPIPTLGTEGTLTAFYGNPRQVFLTASFEF from the coding sequence ATGATCAAGGCCCGTTGCCGGCAGGTGTCTGCCTGTGCGCTGTTTCTCGCCACCACTGCCATGTCCGCCGCATTTGCGCCCGCGCACGCCCAACAGGCGGAAACCGGCAGCACGGCGGAAAATGATGCAGGCGAAGGTGCGATTATCGTCACCGCACGTCGCCGCGAAGAACGCTTGCTGGATGTGCCGATCGCCGTCAGTTCCTTCGGCGGGGAACAGCTGGAACAACGCGGTGCGATCGATCTGACGGAAATCGCGCAGATCACCCCCAACACCACGCTGGAGGCATCGCGCGGCACCAATTCCACCCTGTCGGCATTCATCCGCGGCATTGGCCAGCAGGATCCGGTTTCGGGCTTCGAACAGGGCGTCGGCATCTATCTCGACGATGTCTATCTCAACCGCCCGCAGGCCGCCGTTCTCGACATTTACGATGTGGAACGGATCGAGGTGCTGCGCGGGCCGCAGGGTACGCTTTACGGCCGCAACACGATTGGCGGCGCGGTAAAATATGTGACCCGTCTGCTGCCGCAGGAATTCGCGCTGAAGGTGAAGGGAACGGTCGGCACTTACGACCAGGCGGACGCCATAGTCAGCGCATCTGCCCCGCTTGGCGATGTCGTCCGCATTGGCGGATCGGTGGCGCGCCTTTCGCGCGGTGGCTTTGGCGACAATCTGACCACGGGGGAGGAGAATTATAACAAGGATGTCTGGGCCGCGCGCGGAACCCTGGAACTGGGCGATTACGGCGAACCCTATTCGATCCGCATCTCCGGCGATTACACGCGGGACAAGAGCAATGCCCGCGGCGGCCATCGGCTGATCCCGGCCGCCACATCCAGCGCGCCGGTGCTGGACGATGTCTTCGATACGCGCGGCGGCCTGATCGATCCGGTGCAGGATGTGGAAGCCTATGGCCTGTCCATGAATGCTTCGCTGGATCTCAGCGATGCCATCATGCTGCGTTCCATCACTGGCTGGCGCAAGGATGACAGCGCATCACCGATTGATTTCGATGCGCTGCCAGCGGTCGATCTGGATGTGCCCGCTTATTATCGGAACGAGCAGTTCAGCGAGGAACTGCAATTGCTCTATGACGATGGCGGCGCGCTGACCGGCCTTCTGGGTTTCTATTACCTGGATGCCAAGGCCGATACGCAGTTCGACGTGCGGCTCTTCACCGCATTTGACGGCTTTACCGCCTTTACCGAAGCGGATGTGGACACGGAAACCTATGCCGTTTTCGCAGATTTCTCCTACGACATCACGGACCAGCTGAGCCTCGCCCTGGGCGGGCGCTACACCTGGGACAAGCGCGAGGCGCAGATCCTGCGTCAGAACTATCTTGGCGGCGGTTCCCCCGTATTCGGGGGCGAGGGCATTCCCTTCGGCACGCCCAGCACGGATTTCGACGGATCGGCCAGTTTCGACAAGTTCACGCCGCGCGTTTCGCTCAGCTATCAGCCGAACCCGGACCACAATCTCTACGCCAGCTATTCCAAGGGCTTCAAAGGCGGCGGGTTCGATCCGCGCGGCGTGGGCGTGAATGCGCCGGATCTGGACGACAATGGTACGCTGGAGGACAGCGAGATCGCGGCCTTTCTCAGCTTCGAGCCGGAAACGGTCGACAGTTACGAACTGGGCTACAAGGGCAATCTTCTCGATGGTGCGCTCTATGTCGCGCTGGCCGGGTTCTACATGGACTATACCAATGTCCAGATCCCGGGCTCGGTTGCCTGCAATGTCGGCGGACTGGCCACTTTCTGCGGTGTCATTTCCAATGCCGGCAAGGCGGAATTCAAGGGCGTGGAACTGGAAACCAATGCCCGGCTCGCCCGCGATCTGTTCAGCGAGAATGACAAGCTGAGCCTGATCGGTTCGGTCGGCTTCATCGATGCGGAATACAAGGAATATATCACCGATATCGGCGGCGTGCCGACCGATGTTGCCGATTATCGCGAAGTGCAGAACACCCCGAAATGGAGCGGCAGCGCAACGCTGGCCTATGATACCTATCTCGGCGATGGCAGCCTGTATCTGGGCACGACTGTCTCTTTCAGGAGCAAGACCTACCAGTTCGAGATTCCTAACCCCTATCTCGATCAGGGCGGATATGCGCTGCTGGATGCCAGCATCGTCTATACCGCGCCGAACGGGAACTGGAGCGTGGGCCTGCACGGCAAGAACCTGACGGACAAGCAGTACAAGACGTCGGGCTATACCTTCGTGGCCGCCGATCCGACCACGGGCGAACTGGTGCTGGATGGCGGGGGGATGCCAATCCCCACATTGGGGACCGAAGGCACGCTGACCGCATTCTATGGCAATCCGCGACAGGTCTTCCTGACGGCCAGCTTTGAATTCTGA
- a CDS encoding TetR/AcrR family transcriptional regulator, producing the protein MGTAPAPDSPPTGKQPRTERGRRTLRRLLDAAAEEFGEKGFHEGSISGITQRAGVALGSFYTYFDSKDAIFRELVHDLSARVGSEARSALSGDLRPLEAEQAALTAFLTFARDHKEIYRIIDEAEFVDPASFRQHYETTAARIHERLRQGAREGELRDDLTEAHAWAIMGMNVFLGLKYAVLSDDKPVEDIAAIANSILQHGIGKTGTE; encoded by the coding sequence ATGGGTACGGCACCGGCTCCCGATTCACCGCCGACAGGCAAGCAACCGCGCACCGAACGTGGGCGGCGGACCTTGCGCCGCCTGCTGGACGCGGCAGCGGAAGAATTCGGGGAGAAGGGATTTCACGAAGGATCGATCAGCGGGATCACCCAGCGGGCCGGCGTCGCGCTGGGCAGTTTCTACACCTATTTCGATTCCAAGGATGCGATCTTCCGCGAACTGGTCCACGATCTGAGCGCGCGGGTAGGCAGCGAAGCGCGCAGCGCGCTGAGCGGCGATCTACGACCGCTGGAGGCCGAACAGGCGGCGCTCACAGCCTTCCTCACCTTCGCGCGGGACCACAAGGAAATCTACCGCATCATCGACGAGGCTGAATTCGTCGATCCCGCCAGTTTCCGCCAGCATTACGAAACTACCGCCGCCCGCATTCATGAACGCCTGCGACAGGGCGCCCGGGAAGGCGAATTGCGGGATGACCTGACGGAAGCCCATGCCTGGGCAATCATGGGAATGAACGTCTTTCTCGGCCTGAAATACGCCGTGCTGAGCGATGACAAGCCGGTGGAAGATATTGCCGCAATCGCCAATTCCATCCTGCAGCATGGCATCGGCAAGACCGGGACCGAATAG